TCAGACCCGGCTGCAATGGAGACGAAAGCTGTGCTCAAGGGAGACCACTATGTTCTGAACGGCTCCAAGCGCTTCATTACCAACGGTGGCGCCGCAGACGTGTTCATCGTTTTTGCCAAGACCGACCCGGGCGCTGGTGCGAGAGGCGTGACTGCATTCATCGTCGAGAAGACATTCCCAGGATTCTCGGTCGGCAAGCATGAGGAGCTTCTTGGACTGCGAGCCACCGCCAACTGTGAACTCATTTTCGAGGACTGCCAGGTTCCGAAGGAAAACATTCTCGGCGAAGTCAACCAGGGTTTCAAGGTTGCGATGGGTACCCTCGACGTATCGAGAATTGACATCGGCGCACAGGCAGTTGGTATTGCTCAGGCCGCGCTTGACAAGGCGCTTGCTTATTCAAAGGAGCGCAAGCAGTTCGGTCGGCCGATCTGCGAGTTTGAGATGATTCAGGACAAGTTTGCTCAGATGCACTCGCGTATAGTCGCATCCCGACTGCTCGTGTACAATGCGGCGTTTCAGAAGGAAGCTGGTCGGAAGCGGTTCTCGCTTGAGTCAGCAATGGCCAAGCTGTTCGCAGCCGAAACCGCAGTCTTCGTCACCAAGGAGGCGGTCCAGATTTTCGGCGGGTACGGTTACACCAAAGACTATCCAGTTGAGCGCTACTTCCGCGATGCGAAGTGCATGGAAATATACGAAGGCACGTCGGAAATTCAGAAGATCGTCATTGCCCGCAGCCTCCTAGCATAGCGGGCTGCAGGACTGCTGCGGCACACCTTTGTCCCTGCTGAGAACGTTGTACTGCCGCTCGTCCGACATTCTTGGTGCCCCGGCTCTCTGCCTACCACACGAAGTAGAAATCTCGAGCGAAGCTATTCGTCTGTAAACGGCGGACGCCTCAACTCTTTGGTCTCGGCCCGCCGGCGCTTGGCCGCAAGCACCTTTTCCTGGGCCCGCTTTGACCGCTTGCGCTTCTGCTTACGCAGCCGGTCAATCATTGCCTGTTTCTCGGTTCTGCGCCTGAGTACCGCGGCCTCAAACCGGTCAGCTAGCACCTGCCTGGCCCGATAACGGTTCAGTGCCTGAGACCGTTCCTGCTGCATCTTTACCTCAATGCCGGACGGAATGTGCCTGAGGTAAACACCGGTCTCGACCTTGTTCACGTTCTGCCCCCCAGGCCCACGCGAGCGCACGAACCGCTCGACAAGATCCTGCTCCCTGATACCGAGTGCCTGGAGCCGGCGCTCCAGAGCCTGCTCCTTGGCCGAGCTGACCCCGAACTTCATCGCTCACCTGTCACGAAAAAACATTGATTACGTTGACAAACGAGTCTGTCCGGCTCTCGTGACCGGCCTCCCAATATTGTGCTGTCTTCTTATGTTTCCTCATATTGTGCAAGTCTCTCATCCGCGTCGATCCGGAGCTTCGCTCTCAGCCCCACTGTCTTCGAACTCGACTGCCCTGGCCCGGATGAGTTCCTCCTGGATGCTACGTTCCTCAAGCGCAAGCTCCCGCGCCCGGCCAAGGTCGAACTGCTCCCTGGCCTGATAGTATTCTTCCCGCACTACGGCAAGCCTGCGCTCAAGCTCTGCAACCCGGCCGGCATAGGATAAAGTGGTTCCTGATCCTGGCGACCGATTCTTAGATTCCCTGATACCAGATTCTCGTTTCTGCCTCTTGATTTCTACGCCCGCCCTAACGCTTTGCCCCCTCTTGACCTGAGCAGCCGCATACGCGTAATTTCCCGGAAACAGCACAACCTCACCGCCCTCAACTCGCACAGTCTTGTCCGCGACGCGGTCAAGCATGTATCGGTCGTGAGCCGCAAACACCACAGTCCGCCGGTAACGGCTGATGGCATCAACCAGCACCTGACGCGATTGGATATCCAGATGGTTTGTCGGTTCATCTAGAATCAAGAGGTTCGAAGGTGTCAAGAGTACTTTGATGATTGCCAGCCGCGACCGCTCTCCACCGGAAAGCACCCGAACCTTCTTCAGGATTTCATCGCCTTTGAACAGAAACACTCCAAGAATTCCCTTCAGCTGGTTCTCAGTGTATCCGGACCCGGCGATCATCACCGTCTCCAGTACGGTCAAGTCTTCCTCCAACCGGTCTTCTGCGCCCTGTTCGTAGTACGCTGTCCTGGTTTTCCGGCTCAACCAAACCTCGCCGGTTGTGGGTTTGAGACGACCGGCAAGAATCCGCAGGAACGTCGTCTTACCCGAGCCGTTAGCCCCGAAGACCCCGACTTTCTCTCCTCCTCCGACTGTGAGGTTTACGTTCGCAAACACCCGATGTCCACCGAACGCATGCGCCACACCCCTCAGTTCGAAGGCCCGGCCGTACACTGGCTCTGATTCGGGAAACGCGATTCTTATCGTCTTTGCATCCCGGACCGGCTCGATGCGCTCCAGTTTGTCGAGCATCTTCTGGCGTGACATCGCCCTGGGCGCCGTATCTTTACGGCCCTTGAACTTGGCGATAAAAGCCTCTGTACGCCGGATGAAAGCCTGCTGCTGCTCGTATGCCTCCTGCTGCCGCTGCTCCCGCTGTTCCCTGTCGGCAAGATACTGCGAATAGTTGCCCTTGAATACAAGCACTTTCGGCTTTTCGATGGCCCAGATACGCTTTACCAGACTGTCCAGCAGATACCGGTCGTGGGCAACCATGATCAGTGCGCCACGATACCGGGAAAGATAGCCCTCGAGCCATTCAATCGAACGGATGTCCAAGTAGTTCGTCGGCTCATCCAGTAGCAACAGGTCCGGCTCGGAGAGAAGCATCCGCGCCAGCATCAGCCGCACCTGAAACCCACCACTCTGAGTTTTTACCCGCTTACCAAGGTCCTCCTGCCCGAATCCCAGACTCGTTAGCACCTTCTTAGCCCGTGCTTCGCAATCGTAGCCCGCAACCTCATACTGATGCTGAAGATGCGCGTACTGGTCAAGCAGAACTCGCAGCTGAGATTCCTCAAGGTCCTGCTTGGACATTTTCTGCTCGCACTCAACCATCTGACGACGCACCCGGTCCTGCGAAGCGAATGCTGTCATCGCTTCCTCAAGCACTGTTCGGTCTCCCACCACCGCACCCGTCTGGGGTAGGTACCCGATGCGCAGACCCCGAGCTATTTGCACCCTACCTGAACAGGGTCTCACCTCACCGGCAATCAACTTCAGAATCGTTGACTTACCTGATCCGTTCGGGCCCACAAGTCCCACTCGATCCTCTGAACCGAGCACGAGATTCACATCCCGATACAGTAGTTGGGTCCCAAACTCGACCGCAACGTTGACCAAGCTGACCACGGCCAAGGCTACTCACAACCGGGCTCAAATCAAGCCTGGTGGTGTACTCGATCATCACCGGCACAAGGGCCATTGACAAATCCTGCTGCCCGGCTAGCATTGGACTACAAACAAGACCAGACCAAAAGGAGAATCCGTGAAGATAATCATCACCGACCCAATCGCCAAGAAAGGTGTCGAACTGCTCAAGGCCGCCGGGTTCGAGGTTGACGAACGCCCAGGCCTGCCGCCGGACGAACTTAGGAAGGTGATCTCGGCTTATGACGCCATCATTGTTCGTAGTGCTACCAAAGTCACTTCCGATATCATCGCCGCCGGCACAAACCTCAAGGTCATCGGCCGCGCTGGTGTTGGCCTCGACAATGTTGACAAGAAAGCGGCCGATGAACGCAAGATCAAGGTCGTCAATACACCTGCTGCAACATCAGTCTCGGTCGCCGAACTGGCACTCGGCCTGATGCTTGCCTGTGCCCGTTCGATTCCCCAGGCAACTGCATCACTCCGCGCCCAGAAATGGGAGAAAAAGGCGTTCAAGGGCACTGAGCTATACGGCAAGACACTCGGACTCATCGGTTCGGGCCGTATTGGTACCGAGCTTGCCAAGCGCGCAGTCGCAATGGGGATGAACGTCATGGTTCTTGACCCGTTTGTCAAGGAGTGCTCATATGGCACGAAATGTGAACTTGGCGAACTCCTCGCTCAGGCTGACTACATATCGCTCCACGTGCCGAAAACTCCCGAAACCACGCACATGATAAACCGGGACACCATCGCCAAGATGAAAAAGGGTGTGGTCATCGTAAACTGCGCCCGTGGCGGCGTGGTTGACGAAGAAGCACTCTACGAGGCACTTGTATCCGGTCATGTCGGCGCAGCTGCACTTGACGTATTCGAGTCCGAACCGCCGAAGGACTACAAGCTCTTCACACTGCCCAACGTAATAGGTACTCCCCATATCGGCGCTCAGACCAAAGAAGGCCAGGACCGGGCCGGCGTGCAGATCGCCGAGCGGGTAATTGAGGCACTGCAGAACTAGTCGGAAAGGACCGAGAAACCAATGGCTGATATAAGACCATTTCCGGGTATTCGTTATAACATCAAGAAAATCGGCAAACTGGATAACGTCGTAACTCAGCCCTACGACAAGATCACGCCCGAGATGCGTGACGACTACCTAAAGCGGGACCCTGCCAATTTCGTCCGACTGATACTTTCGAGTGAGCCAGACCCCTATGCCAGCTCTGCCGCATTATGCCGGCAGTGGCTTGAGGACGGCACTCTTATCCGCGACCAGCGTCCAGCCTTCTACGTACTACACGAGGAGTTCGAACATGCTGGCAGACGACTCATCCGGAAGGGCTTTGTTGGCGCGGTAAGGGTCGAAGAGTTCTCGCGGGGCACGGTCATGCCCCATGAGTTTACACTATCCAAGCCCAAGGCCGACCGCCTCAACCTGCTCCGTGCCACCCGCAAGGACTACGAGCAGATATTCATGCTCTATGCTGACCCGGAACACAGGGTTGACGAGCTGCTTGCCTCATCCAAGGAACCGGACGTCCGAGCAACCGACGAGTATGGCGTTGTCCACAGCATGTGGATCATGACTGACCCGGAAAGGCTTACTGCGGTTCGTCGCGAGATGGCCGGCAAAAGACTGCTTATTGCCGATGGACACCACCGGTACGAAACTGCGCTCACATACCGGCAGGAATGCGAACGTCAGGGTACTGTGCCACAAGAAGCCGCTGTGCGGTTCAAGACTTCGGCCTTTGTCAACATCGTAGACCCAGGACTCGTCATTCTGCCAACTCACCGGCTTGTCTTCGGGCTTGCGAACCTTGACTTGAGCTCGTTATTTGCCCGGCTACGCGACGCTTTTACTATAACCCCGATGTCAGAACAAGTCACCCAGGCTGAACTCGCCAAGTACCGGAACGGTATCGCCTTCGTCCTGTACGCCGGTCGCGGCAAGGCCCACCTTCTGCGCTTGGCCGAGCCCTACCGCATTGCCCGCTTCTTCAGTCCGGACCGAAGCGAAGACTATCGCCAGCTTGATGTCTCGGTTCTGCACTCGGTGATTATCGAGGGGATATTAGGTGTCACGCAGGACGCAATTGAGAATCACGTCCGGTACGAACGCTATTGGGATAAGGCCATGGCACGGGTTGATTCGGGCGAAAACCAGTTGGCGTTCCTTTTGAACCCAACCCGGCCTGAGCAGGTGGAGAAACTCGCTGCCCGGGGCGAGCGTATGCCCCAGAAGTCAACTGACTTCTACCCGAAACTCATCTCCGGGCTCGTGTTCATGGATATCGAACCCGGGCTTCTGCTCCAGCCGTGAACGACCGCTTGCCACCACTCAACCAGCTCTGGCAAGCGGCATTGCGTCTCTTGCGAGTGGTAGCCGGCAGTTGCTCCTTTTCCCTCAATGCCTGCCAATCTTTCGCCTGAGTACAAAAAAGCTGAGGAACGGTTCCGACTGGCGGTTGCACCGGAAGAGAAACTCGCCTGCCTTGAGGAGATGCTCTCGGCAATTCCCAAGCATAAGGGCACCGAGAAGATGCAGGCTGACATCAAGTCTCGAATCGCCCGGCTTAGGAAAGAACTCTCGGCCCCAGGAAAAAGTGGGACCAAACGCTCCGACTGGTATCACGTTGACAAACAGGGTGCCGGACAGGCCGCGGTATTCGGTGCTCCGAACTGTGGCAAGTCCGCACTGGTAAGCGCGCTCACCGGCCTGCCTGCAGTCGTCGCGCCCTATCCTTTCTCCACCACTGTCCCGGCTGCTGGCATGATGCCGTACGAAGACATCCAGATTCAGCTCGTTGACACGCCGCCAATTGTCGCTGACTCGCCAGCCTGGCTCTACCACATCATTCGCACTGCCGACCTAGGGGTCTGGCTCCTTGACGTCTCGGACGACGCCGTGCTTGAAACAACCGAACAGACCCGCGCGTTCCTTGCCGCTGCCCGTATCCCGGTCCCGGTTCCCCAGCCGCCGCAGAACTCAAAGCCGGTCATTCTCTGCGGTTCCAAGAGTGACGACCCGGCCGCTGCTGACCGGCTGGCGGTCCTCCGTGAACTCCTGCCCGGCACCGATATCCTGCCAGTCTCGGTCCAGTCCGGTGCCGGACTGGAAGAACTCAAGCGTCGGCTATTCGTCTCGCTCGGCATTATCAGGGTTTACACCAAGAAGCCCGGCAAGCCGCCCGACCTTACTGACCCGGTCATCCTAAAAGCCGGTGCCACAGTCATAGACGTGGCATACCACCTGCACAAGGACATTGCCGCATCCCTGAGTTTTGCCCGTCTCTGGCGTGCCGGTGGCACAGGACGCTCACCCGGCCCGCACGATGGTCAGCGGGTCGAACGCAACCACGTATGCCAGGACCGGGACATTCTCGAATTCCACACCTGACTGTAGTCCCGACCGGTGCCCAGACTGCTCTTTGCTTGACTTTGCCGGTGCAGCAAATATAGTGCCGATATGAAAATCGCAATGGTCGGAACCGGGTATGTCGGCCTTACCTCAGGCGCTTGCCTGGCCAAGGTCGGCCACGAAGTAGTCTGCGTTGACAGTGACGCCGACAAGGTAGCCGTCCTCACCCGCGGTGAAATGCCGATTTACGAGCCCGGACTTGAAGACGTTATCCGGGAGACGGTCCGGGCTCGCCGACTCAGATTCACAACTGACATCAGGAGCGCAGTCCAGGACTCGGTCGTCTGCTTTATCGCGGTCGGTACCCCGACTCTTGAATCGGGCGAGCCCGACCTGTCCTCAGTTGAAAACGTATGTCGGGAAATTGCTGCAAGCATGAACGAATATCATCTCATCGTGGAGAAATCCACGGTTCCAGTCCAGACCCACAAGTGGATCCGTACGACAATCGAACGCTACAACCGGGCCGGCGTCCAATTCGATGTGGCCTCGAACCCCGAATTCCTGCGCGAAGGTTCAGCGGTGAAAGACTTCCTCGAACCGGACCGCATCGTCGTCGGCGTCGAATCTGACCGTGCGCGGGACCTGATGAGGGAAGTGTATGCACCAATCAAAGCACCGCTCCTGTTTACCGACCTCGCCTCGGCCGAGCTCATCAAGCACGCATCCAACGCCTTTCTTGCGATGAAAATCTCGTTTGCTAACGCCCTTGCCATCATCTGCGAGGCATCAGCCGCGGACGTACGTCGGGTAACCGAAGGCATGGGCATGGACCACCGTATCGGCCCGGAATTCCTGGCGGCCGGCATCGGCTACGGAGGATTCTGCTTTCCAAAAGACCTGCGTGCTTTCATCCGGATTGCCGAGGAGCTCGGCTACGACTTCGCCCTCCTGCGCGAGGTTGAACGTATCAATGCCGACATGAAACGGCGCTTTGTACGTAAAGTACAGAACGTCCTCTGGAACCTGAAGGACAAGAACATCGGTGTGCTGGGTCTCGCGTTTAAACCCAACACCGACGACATGCGATTCGCGCCCTCGATTGACATCATTGCCGAGTTCGTGGCAAAAGGTGCCCACGTACGCGCCTTTGACCCGCGGGCGATGGAACGGGCCCGTCGCCTCATACCCGGTATCGAATTCACACAGACCGCTGAAGCGGTGGCCGACGACGCCGACCTGCTGGCAATCTTGACTGAATGGCCTGAGTTTCGCCGGCTCGACCTTACCGACCTCAAGCGGCGCATGCGTGTACCCATCATCTGCGACGGTCGTAACCTGTTCGAACGACAGGAGGTCGAGAGGTTCGGTTTCACCTACATCGGAGTCGGCCGGTGATTGCCGGTTGGCGATCGGAGAACCGAGAGCGAAAATGAGGGCGCTGGTTGCAGGCGGAGCTGGCTTTATCGGCTCCCATTTGTGCGAGCTGCTGCTCACGCACGGATTCAGAGTGACCTGTCTGGACAACCTCATCACCGGCCGCCGCGACAACATCAGTCACCTGCTGCACAACCGTTCGTTCGAGTTCATCCGGGCAGACATCGCTCGTCCGCTGCCGGCACTCAAGACCCCGGACGTCATCTTCAACCTCGCATCACCGGCCTCACCCCGAGACTACCTCGCGCTGCCGCTTGCCACCCTAGCGGCTGGTGCCGTCGGAACGCGCAACCTGCTCGAACTTGCCCGTCGCCGAAAGGCGGTTTTCGTCCTTGCTTCAACATCCGAAGTGTACGGCGACCCTCTGGAACACCCCCAGTCTGAAACGTACTGGGGCAACGTCAACCCGGTCGGCGTGCGTTCGGTCTATGACGAGGCAAAGCGCTATGCCGAAGCACTGACTATGGCATATCACCGGTGCTACGGTCTTCCAACACGCATTGCGCGGATATTCAACACCTACGGCCCACGCATGAAGCTTGGCGACGGCCGGGTAGTACCAAACCTCATCCATCAGGCCCTGACCGGCCGGCCGATGACGATCTACGGCTCTGGCCGCCAGACCCGCAGCTTCTGTTTCGTATCCGATATGGTCAGCGGGCTCTTCAAACTGTCCGCCTGCTCTGACCCGATGCCCGTGAATCTTGGCAACCCGCAGGAATTCACCATCCTGCGGTTTGCCCGTATCGTCCAAGAGCTGACCGGCTCCAAGAGCCGACTTGAGTTTCTGCCCCTGCCTGAAGACGACCCAAGACAGCGCCAGCCTGACATATCCCGGGCCGGTCGGCTCCTCGGCTGGACTCCAGCCGTTTCTCTGGAACAGGGCCTTCGCACCACCATCGCCTGGTTCGAACAGCACGTGAAAGCTCGCAGATGAACCATCGAGCACGCTCACAGCGCGAAGACTCGGGCCGATACGGGCCTGGCGACCTGACTGTGCCTGTCCAGACCGAATCCGGTGTAAGACAACGCCGGCAGCTTGAAGTCGGCATCGTAGGTCTTGGTCGTTGGGGCTGGAACTACGCCCAGGTACTGGCCCGGATTCCCTCCTGTAGGGTAGAGGCCATGGCCGACACGAACCCTGCCGCTCTCAGTCCGAACTCTGAAATCCGGTCTTGCAGACAATCAAGACAGGTCCGTCTGTATACAGGGCTTGAGCCGCTACTCGAAGATAGACTTGTTGGCGCGATAGTCATCGCCACCCCGGATTACACTCACTTCGACCTTGCCAGCCGTTGTCTTGAGGCCGGGCTGGACGTTCTCGTCGAGAAACCGATGTGCCATACTGTCAGCCAGGCACGTCGGCTCGTTGCGCTCGCGGCGGCACGCGGCCGAATCCTTGCGGTCAGTCACACCGCGCTTTACCAACCGCAGTTCACCGTCCTTGTCTCAGCGCTCACCCAAGGCAGCCTGGGCCGTCCGCTTCGGGTTGAATCGGTACGTACGTCAACCGGGCCTGCGGAGCGAGAGCGTGCCGACGTGCTCTTTGACCTGGGCCCTCATGACATTGCGATGGTGGTGAGCCTGTTCGGACTCCCGGTCGCGAGCCGCGCCCTGGACTCTGGACCGAACTGTGCCGAATTCGAGCTCCTGTTTGTGGACGAAGTACGCGCTCGATGTCGGGTCGCATGGCAGCGTCAGCGTATTCGGCGCTTCGCACTGACCGGCACACTCGGTACTCACACCATTGTCGAACAGCAAAGTCCGGCACCTGCCGACCAGCCGCTTTTTCGGCAGTGCTGCGACTTTGTTACCTGCTGCCTGATGCGCACAGCACCGCAGAGCAACGACCGGCTTGGTCTGAACGTCATTCGCTGCCTTGAGTCAGTGGCTTGTTCGCGGCGCGAAGCAGGCCGCTGGGTGTCGCTGGATGAACTCCCGGCGGCGCACGAAGCATATGCTGGAATGCAATGAAACTCTCGGTCGTGATGCCGGTGTATAACGAAGAGGCTTCTGTTGCCGATGTCATCGAACAGGTGAAGCGCGTGCCGGTAGAAAAGGAGATAATTGCGGTGGACGATCACTCTCTGGACCGCACGCTCGAAGTACTCAGAAGCATTCCGGGTATCAGCGTAGTCACCCATGCCACGAACCAGGGCAAGGGCGCGGCAATTCGAACCGGTCTTCGCGCCGCATCGGGCGACGTCGTCATTATTCAGGACGCGGACCTGGAATACGACCCAAACGACTATCCCAGACTACTCGCACCGTTCGCGGACCAGGATGTAGACGCCGTCTATGGCTCGCGTTTCCGGGGGCGAAGCAAATTCCTGTTTTTGAGCCGCCTTGCCAACTACTTCCTCACGTTCCTCACCGACCTGCTGTTCGGCGGCCGGATTACCGACATGGAGACCTGCTACAAGGCAATCCGCCGGCCACTGTTTCTGCGTCTCAACCTTACCGCGCGCCGTTTCGAGGTCGAGCCGGAAATCACTGCCAAGCTCTTACGACTTGGTGCCCGCATCGTCGAGGTTCCAATCGCTTACCGTGCACGCCGCGTCGGCAAGAAAATCGGGCCCCGGGATGGCATCATGGCATGCCGGGCTCTGCTCAAATGGTACTTCAGCTAGCATATGTCTGACCACCGTGTCTCGGACTCCTCCCTTGCCATTGAGCTTGAGGGCGTTTCTAAACTGTATCACAACTCGTGGCCAGCGCTGACCGATGTCAGTCTGCGGGTTGGCAGAGGCGACTTCGTGTTCGTGCTCGGCGCAACCGGTGCGGGCAAGACTACCCTGCTCCGCCTCTTGTATCGAGCCGAGCTGCCCGACTCGGGTAAGATTTCCGTACTCGGTTACGACCTCGGCAACATCTCGAAGCGCGAGATTCCGGCTCTGCGCCGGCGCATCGGCGTCATCTTCCAGGATTTCAAGCTGCTTGCCGGCCGCACGACCTACGAGAACCTGGAGTTCGTCCTGCGGTCAATCGGCATGAAGGAAGAGCAGATTCCCGCAAGGATTCAGGAAACACTGATCCAGCTCGGTCTCACGCACCGCCGGGACGCCTATCCCCACGAGCTCTCCGGCGGTGAACAGCAAAAGGTATCCATCGCCCGGGCACTGGTCAAGGAGCCGGAGCTTCTGCTTGCCGACGAACCGACCGGCAACATTGACCCCAAAGGTGCAGCTGACATTCTCAACCTGCTCAAAGATGCAAACTACCGTGGCGCAACCGTTGTCATGTGCACACACAACTCCGAGCTCGCTCTGGGTTCGCACCGGCGATGCGTCACACTCGACGCCGGAAGGATTGTACGCGATGTCGGCTAGGCACATTCTTTCTGAAACCGGCCGCAGCATCAGCCGCAAC
This is a stretch of genomic DNA from candidate division WOR-3 bacterium. It encodes these proteins:
- a CDS encoding acyl-CoA dehydrogenase, with the translated sequence MDFNLTEEQKMVQDMARDFATNELEPRAAEIDKTGEFPHESIRKMAELGLLGMVIPEQYGGAGFDFISLAIAVEEISRACGSTGVITAVHNSLASWPIANWGTDAQKQHYLPRMAKGELLGAFGLTEANCGSDPAAMETKAVLKGDHYVLNGSKRFITNGGAADVFIVFAKTDPGAGARGVTAFIVEKTFPGFSVGKHEELLGLRATANCELIFEDCQVPKENILGEVNQGFKVAMGTLDVSRIDIGAQAVGIAQAALDKALAYSKERKQFGRPICEFEMIQDKFAQMHSRIVASRLLVYNAAFQKEAGRKRFSLESAMAKLFAAETAVFVTKEAVQIFGGYGYTKDYPVERYFRDAKCMEIYEGTSEIQKIVIARSLLA
- a CDS encoding peptide chain release factor-like protein, which gives rise to MKFGVSSAKEQALERRLQALGIREQDLVERFVRSRGPGGQNVNKVETGVYLRHIPSGIEVKMQQERSQALNRYRARQVLADRFEAAVLRRRTEKQAMIDRLRKQKRKRSKRAQEKVLAAKRRRAETKELRRPPFTDE
- a CDS encoding ABC-F family ATP-binding cassette domain-containing protein, yielding MVSLVNVAVEFGTQLLYRDVNLVLGSEDRVGLVGPNGSGKSTILKLIAGEVRPCSGRVQIARGLRIGYLPQTGAVVGDRTVLEEAMTAFASQDRVRRQMVECEQKMSKQDLEESQLRVLLDQYAHLQHQYEVAGYDCEARAKKVLTSLGFGQEDLGKRVKTQSGGFQVRLMLARMLLSEPDLLLLDEPTNYLDIRSIEWLEGYLSRYRGALIMVAHDRYLLDSLVKRIWAIEKPKVLVFKGNYSQYLADREQREQRQQEAYEQQQAFIRRTEAFIAKFKGRKDTAPRAMSRQKMLDKLERIEPVRDAKTIRIAFPESEPVYGRAFELRGVAHAFGGHRVFANVNLTVGGGEKVGVFGANGSGKTTFLRILAGRLKPTTGEVWLSRKTRTAYYEQGAEDRLEEDLTVLETVMIAGSGYTENQLKGILGVFLFKGDEILKKVRVLSGGERSRLAIIKVLLTPSNLLILDEPTNHLDIQSRQVLVDAISRYRRTVVFAAHDRYMLDRVADKTVRVEGGEVVLFPGNYAYAAAQVKRGQSVRAGVEIKRQKRESGIRESKNRSPGSGTTLSYAGRVAELERRLAVVREEYYQAREQFDLGRARELALEERSIQEELIRARAVEFEDSGAESEAPDRRG
- a CDS encoding hydroxyacid dehydrogenase, coding for MKIIITDPIAKKGVELLKAAGFEVDERPGLPPDELRKVISAYDAIIVRSATKVTSDIIAAGTNLKVIGRAGVGLDNVDKKAADERKIKVVNTPAATSVSVAELALGLMLACARSIPQATASLRAQKWEKKAFKGTELYGKTLGLIGSGRIGTELAKRAVAMGMNVMVLDPFVKECSYGTKCELGELLAQADYISLHVPKTPETTHMINRDTIAKMKKGVVIVNCARGGVVDEEALYEALVSGHVGAAALDVFESEPPKDYKLFTLPNVIGTPHIGAQTKEGQDRAGVQIAERVIEALQN
- a CDS encoding DUF1015 domain-containing protein, whose protein sequence is MADIRPFPGIRYNIKKIGKLDNVVTQPYDKITPEMRDDYLKRDPANFVRLILSSEPDPYASSAALCRQWLEDGTLIRDQRPAFYVLHEEFEHAGRRLIRKGFVGAVRVEEFSRGTVMPHEFTLSKPKADRLNLLRATRKDYEQIFMLYADPEHRVDELLASSKEPDVRATDEYGVVHSMWIMTDPERLTAVRREMAGKRLLIADGHHRYETALTYRQECERQGTVPQEAAVRFKTSAFVNIVDPGLVILPTHRLVFGLANLDLSSLFARLRDAFTITPMSEQVTQAELAKYRNGIAFVLYAGRGKAHLLRLAEPYRIARFFSPDRSEDYRQLDVSVLHSVIIEGILGVTQDAIENHVRYERYWDKAMARVDSGENQLAFLLNPTRPEQVEKLAARGERMPQKSTDFYPKLISGLVFMDIEPGLLLQP
- a CDS encoding GTPase, encoding MPANLSPEYKKAEERFRLAVAPEEKLACLEEMLSAIPKHKGTEKMQADIKSRIARLRKELSAPGKSGTKRSDWYHVDKQGAGQAAVFGAPNCGKSALVSALTGLPAVVAPYPFSTTVPAAGMMPYEDIQIQLVDTPPIVADSPAWLYHIIRTADLGVWLLDVSDDAVLETTEQTRAFLAAARIPVPVPQPPQNSKPVILCGSKSDDPAAADRLAVLRELLPGTDILPVSVQSGAGLEELKRRLFVSLGIIRVYTKKPGKPPDLTDPVILKAGATVIDVAYHLHKDIAASLSFARLWRAGGTGRSPGPHDGQRVERNHVCQDRDILEFHT
- a CDS encoding UDP-glucose/GDP-mannose dehydrogenase family protein — encoded protein: MKIAMVGTGYVGLTSGACLAKVGHEVVCVDSDADKVAVLTRGEMPIYEPGLEDVIRETVRARRLRFTTDIRSAVQDSVVCFIAVGTPTLESGEPDLSSVENVCREIAASMNEYHLIVEKSTVPVQTHKWIRTTIERYNRAGVQFDVASNPEFLREGSAVKDFLEPDRIVVGVESDRARDLMREVYAPIKAPLLFTDLASAELIKHASNAFLAMKISFANALAIICEASAADVRRVTEGMGMDHRIGPEFLAAGIGYGGFCFPKDLRAFIRIAEELGYDFALLREVERINADMKRRFVRKVQNVLWNLKDKNIGVLGLAFKPNTDDMRFAPSIDIIAEFVAKGAHVRAFDPRAMERARRLIPGIEFTQTAEAVADDADLLAILTEWPEFRRLDLTDLKRRMRVPIICDGRNLFERQEVERFGFTYIGVGR
- a CDS encoding UDP-glucuronic acid decarboxylase family protein, which codes for MRALVAGGAGFIGSHLCELLLTHGFRVTCLDNLITGRRDNISHLLHNRSFEFIRADIARPLPALKTPDVIFNLASPASPRDYLALPLATLAAGAVGTRNLLELARRRKAVFVLASTSEVYGDPLEHPQSETYWGNVNPVGVRSVYDEAKRYAEALTMAYHRCYGLPTRIARIFNTYGPRMKLGDGRVVPNLIHQALTGRPMTIYGSGRQTRSFCFVSDMVSGLFKLSACSDPMPVNLGNPQEFTILRFARIVQELTGSKSRLEFLPLPEDDPRQRQPDISRAGRLLGWTPAVSLEQGLRTTIAWFEQHVKARR
- a CDS encoding Gfo/Idh/MocA family oxidoreductase, whose protein sequence is MNHRARSQREDSGRYGPGDLTVPVQTESGVRQRRQLEVGIVGLGRWGWNYAQVLARIPSCRVEAMADTNPAALSPNSEIRSCRQSRQVRLYTGLEPLLEDRLVGAIVIATPDYTHFDLASRCLEAGLDVLVEKPMCHTVSQARRLVALAAARGRILAVSHTALYQPQFTVLVSALTQGSLGRPLRVESVRTSTGPAERERADVLFDLGPHDIAMVVSLFGLPVASRALDSGPNCAEFELLFVDEVRARCRVAWQRQRIRRFALTGTLGTHTIVEQQSPAPADQPLFRQCCDFVTCCLMRTAPQSNDRLGLNVIRCLESVACSRREAGRWVSLDELPAAHEAYAGMQ
- a CDS encoding glycosyltransferase family 2 protein, which codes for MKLSVVMPVYNEEASVADVIEQVKRVPVEKEIIAVDDHSLDRTLEVLRSIPGISVVTHATNQGKGAAIRTGLRAASGDVVIIQDADLEYDPNDYPRLLAPFADQDVDAVYGSRFRGRSKFLFLSRLANYFLTFLTDLLFGGRITDMETCYKAIRRPLFLRLNLTARRFEVEPEITAKLLRLGARIVEVPIAYRARRVGKKIGPRDGIMACRALLKWYFS
- a CDS encoding ATP-binding cassette domain-containing protein — encoded protein: MSDHRVSDSSLAIELEGVSKLYHNSWPALTDVSLRVGRGDFVFVLGATGAGKTTLLRLLYRAELPDSGKISVLGYDLGNISKREIPALRRRIGVIFQDFKLLAGRTTYENLEFVLRSIGMKEEQIPARIQETLIQLGLTHRRDAYPHELSGGEQQKVSIARALVKEPELLLADEPTGNIDPKGAADILNLLKDANYRGATVVMCTHNSELALGSHRRCVTLDAGRIVRDVG